Genomic window (Leisingera methylohalidivorans DSM 14336):
TGCAGCCAGCTTTGACGGGGCCAGTAAGCTGCCGATCGACGTCAATCATGCAACCGATCTTGCCGCCCCGAAGGGCCTCCCCGCACCTGCCCGCGGCTGGATCACCAAAATGCAGGCCCGTGAAGACGGCATCTGGGGCCAGGTCGAATGGACCGGCAAGGGCCGTGAACTGCTCGAAGACCGCGCCTTTGCGGGCATTTCCCCGGTTGTCGCCCTGCTGCAGCCGGCCGGGCGGGAAATCGTCGCAATTCCGCGGGCCTCCCTCGTCAATCAGCCAAATCTGCGCGGGCTGACCGCGCTTAACCAGGAGAGTGAAACCATGCCGTTTCGGGAAACCGCCGCCAAGCTGCTGGGCCTTGCGGCCGATGCCAGCGAGGAGGACATCACCAAAGCGCTGAAGGCACGGAAGCCCAGCGAGAAAAGCACCGAACTGCAATCCCAGCTTGGCCAGATCGGCGTTGCCCTAGGCTGCGCTGAAGATGCGGGCGCTGAAGATATTCTGACCGCCGCCCAAAGCGCAAACGCCGACACCACCGGCAAGGATGCTCAAATCATCGCCTTGCAATCCTCATTGAAGGGGTTGTCGGATCAATTCAGCACCCTCCAGGAAGGCAACAAGAAAACTGCCGCAACCGCATTTGTGGACGGTGCCATTGCCGACATGCGCATGGGCGTAAAGCCGCAGCGCGACACCTTCATCGCCATGCACCAGGAAAACCCGGAACGCACCGAGGCGATGATCAATGCCTTTCCCAAGTTGGAAGGCGAGTTGCTGCCGGATACGCCCCCCGGCGGCGGCACCAGCCTGGCCCTGAATGCCACCGAACTGGCAGGCAAAGCCACCGCCTACCAACTGCAGCAGGCCAAAGCCGGTTTCGAAATCAGCATCACCGAAGCGGTGCATGCTGTGCAGGAGGGCAAGGCATGATCCCGACCTTCATCCGCGGCTACGAGGCCGCCTCTGAGATCACCGGTTACCGCATCGTCAAATTTGCTGATCCGGCAAACGGCCAGACAATTGACCTGGCAGACAGCAACACCGCCGCGTCCCTGGGCGTTTCGGACAGCATGGGCGCCCCGGCTGGCGGCATGTGCGACGTGCACCGCGCCGGTCTGGTTCCGGTGATCCTGGGCGGTCCTGTAAGTACCGGCGATCCGCTCACCTCTGATGCGGATGCTGCAGCCGTCCTGGCTGCGGGCACCGCTTCCACCACCGTGCGCATTGTCGGCTTTGCCGATGAACCCGGCATCGCTGGCGACACCATCATGGCCTTCCTGGCCCCTGGCCTGCTGCACGAAGCCTGATTTCCTGAAAGGACCTGACCATGGCGCCTACCCGCCCGTTTCAATCTGACCCGATCCTGACCGCCATTGCGGTCGGCTACAAAAACCCGGAGGCCTCACGCATCGCTGATGAGGTGATGCCCCGCCATACCGTCCCCGGTGAAAAGTTCAGCTGGACGGAATACCCCATTGAAGAGGCCTTCAATACGCCCGACGCCCGTGTCAGCCGTAAAGGCCGGGTCAACCAGCTCGAATTCGGCGGCAAACAGCGCACGTCCGAAGTGGAAGACTACGGCCTGGACGCACCGGTGCCGATTTCCGATATTGACACCGCTGCCGCTGCCCGCGCTGCAGGCGTGTCGAACTTCGACCCCGAAGGCCACGCGGTGGAAATGGTTTCCGAGACCATTGAAAACATCCGGGAAGTCCGGGTGGCCCGTACCGTCCATAATGCCGACAACTATGCGGACGGCCGCAAAACCACTCTGGCAGGCGGCGACCAGTTTTCCGATTACGCCAATTCCGACCCGATTGGCATCATCAAAACCGGGCTTGAAAAAACGCTGATCATGCCCGCCAATACGATGGTGATGGGGCGCAAGGTTTGGACGGCACTGTCTTCGCACCCGAAACTCGTCAACGCGGTCAAAGGCAACCTGACCAACGAAGGCATTGTGACCCGCCAGCAGTTTCTTGAGCTGTTTTCCGGTGAAGGCATCAAGCGGCTGCTGATTGGCGATGCTTATTTCAATGCCGCAAAACCGAACCAGGCCGCCAACCTGCAGCGTGCCTGGGGAAACAATATCTCCCTGCTGCACATCAACAAGATGGCAACGTCCCAGGGCGGCGGCATCACCTGGGGGTTCACCGCCGAGTTCGGCGGCAAAATCGCCGGGCGGATCGAAGACAAGGACATCGGCCTGCAGGGCGGCTACCGCATCCGGCGCGGCGAGCGGGTGAAAGAGGTGATCGTCGCCAAAGACGTCGGCTACTACATCCAGAACGCAGTGGCGGCATAAGGGGGCGGTCATGAGTGAACGCAAAGCCCTATTCACGCGCGCCAAAGAGCTGAAGCTGGATCTTCCCGGCAACATCTCGAACGACAACCTGAAAGCAGCCATAGCGGCTGCTGAAGGGCGCACCGGAGGCACCACTGCACCGCCCAAGGATGATGCCGAAAAGGTCAGCGCCCTTGTTCTCAGCGAGCTGAAGTACAACGGCGAGACCTACGCCCCGGACACTGAGAACGACACGGTTGAGCTGCCCCCCACCGAGTTCAAGACGCTCGAAGACCTGAAGGTCGTTCAGGCGCTGGACAGCGAGTAAACCGGCAGCGCCCCTCCGGCGCTGCCTCCCCCTTTCCCACTTCTCTGACCACCCGAGGGCACCATGGCCTACGCCGCGCAAAATGACCTGGTCACCCGCTACGGGCAGGACCTGCTGGTTGAGCTGACAGACCGGGGTGAAGAACCCACCGGCGAGATCGATGCGGACGTGGTGGCAAAGGCGATCAGCGGCACCGATGCCCTGATCGACGGTCATTTACAGGGCCGCTATGTGCTGCCGATGAGTGAGACCCCGCCGCTGATCCGCGAGCTGGCCGAGCAAATCACGATCTACAAACTGCACCGCTACACACCGTCCGAATTGATCAAGGATGAACACAAGGCGGCGCTAGCTACTCTGGAAAAGATTGCCAAGGGCACCGTGCGCCTGCCCGTTGCCGGTGTGGAACCCACCACCCGGCCCGGCAATGGCGTGCGGGTCACCGACCGGGAACGCCCGCTGACCGCCTTGAACCTGAAAGGGTTCATCTGATGCTGGATGCGATTGTCGGCCGCTTGAACGATCAGGTTCCCGCACTTTCAAACCGGGCTAAGCCGGTGGCCGACCTGGTCGAAATGATCCGGAGCAACCGCCTGCCGCAGAATGCCACCGCGACGGTTTCCCCCGCGGGCCTGAAAGGCGGCAAAGCTGAGGCGGGCACCGGCGTTTTTACCCAGCCGCTGCACCGGGGCTATTCGGTGCTGCTGATCGCCCCCAGCCAGTCAAAGACCGGCGCCAAGGCGCTGGAAGAGGTGGACCCGCTCATTACCAGCGTGGCCTCCGCTTTGGCGGGCTGGGCGCCAGAGGCTGGCCCAGGTGTATTTCAAGTGGACCGCGGCCGCCTGCTGTCCATCACCGGGGGCCGCCTCCTTTATGAGCTGGTCTTTTCCATCAACACCGAACTGAGGGTCACGCCATGAGCAAGCCTCCCCTGCCCCAATCCGGCGGCAGCTTCACCCGCCAGCCTGACGGCAAGCTGAAGCAGGTTGAAAAGCCCGCTGCAGATCCGAAGCCGAAGGCTCCGGCCAAACCCGCCCGCAAGGAAAAGGAGGCATAAATGGCCGCCCCGATCTACTGGCGCGACAAGCGCATCCTGTTCAAGCTGGAAAGCACCTATGGCGACGACGCCGTCCCGACCGGCGGGGCCAATGCCATCATGGGCTTTGATGTGACCTTCAAGCCGATGGAAGGCCAGGACCAGGAACGCGACCTGGAACAGCCCGGCATGAGTGCCAACGGCACCATTCCAACCGATATTCACGCCAAGCTGGCCTTGACCGTGGACCTCAGCGCGTCCGGCGCGGCGGGCACATCCCCGGCCTGGGGGCCGCTGCTGCGTGCCTGCGCGGTCGCGGAAACCATCACTGCGGGCACCTCGGTCATGTACAGCCCCATCGTGAACGGCCAGGAAGCCGGGACCGTGCATATCAGCATCGGCGGCACCCGCTATGTCATGCTCGGCACCCGCGGCACCGCGGAATTCATGCTTGATGCGCAGCAAACACCGAAGATCAAGTTTGATCTTACCGGGCTGTTCACGCTGCCCAGCGATACTGCCCCGCCTGCCGTGGATCTGGCGTCCTGGACCGAGCCGCTGGTGGTCAGCCACAACAACACGCCGGTGTTCACCATCGGCGGCACCAGCCTGGTCATGAAGACGGCCAAGCTGGCCCTGGGCAACAAGGTCGAACCGCGCTTCCTGGTCGGCGCCGAGCGGGTCCTGATCACCGACAAATCCGAGCTGTTTGAAACCGCCGTCGAAGCCCAGCCGCTGGCCGGTTTCAACCCGTTCCAGATGGCGATGAACATGGACCAGCCCGCGGTTGTTCTGACCCACGGCACCGAGGCCGGGAAGATCGCCACGCTCAATCTGCCTACCGCCCAGATGCAGCGGCCGGGCCTGACCCAATCCCAGGGCATCAAAGAATGGCCGCTGCGCCTGGTGCCCCGCGCCGCAACCGAAAACAGCCAGTGGTCGCTGACCCTCACCTGATCCCAAAGGAGCAAACCCCCGTGTTCAACATCATTGAACGGCCCACATTTACCCGCACCGTGAAAGTCCGTGTTCCCAAAGGTGACGGAGTAGACGAGCAGGACTTCAAGGCCACTTTCAACGCCATGGACGATGACGCGCTCAAAGGTCTCGGCATGGCGGATATTGAGGGCACAAAAGAGTTTCTGCGGCAGGCTGTGGCTTCTCTGGATGACCTGGCCGGGGCCGATGGCAAGCCCATTCCTTACAGTGATGAGATCCGCGAGACCGTCTTCAAACTGCCCTACGCCCGGATCGCGCTGATGGGGGCATACCACAACGGTATGAACGGGCTGCTGCCGGGAAACTGATCTGGGCCGGGCGGGCGTGGGTGCAGGGCAAATTGTTCAGCACCTCGCCCGCCCGGTGCGAGGAAGACGAAGACGCCGAAACCCTGGGCATCCCGAAAGAGCTGATGGCCGCAGGGCGGCCGGGCCGATCTGATCCGGAGGGCGTCTGGCGGCAAAACGCGGAGGCGGTGGAAGCCTTCCTGGACGCCGCCACCCAGCTGAACCGGATCGCCCTGGCAGACGGCCGCAGCCGCATCACCGGATTGAACTACCCCGGCGCCCAGGCCGCCTGGGCGTTCAGCGGAACCGAAATGACCCCGGACCTGTTTGCCAAGGTCCAGATTATTGAAAGCGGCGTTCTGGCCGAAAGCATCGGAAACTGATCATGCCCTTCGTCCTCTCCGGAAAAGTCTTGATGGATGCCTCCCAGGGCAAACAGGAGCTGGCGGAGCTGAAGGGGGCAAAGGATGCCGCGGGAAAATCCGCTGAAGTTCTAAGTTTCGCAGAAGCCAAGGCGGCCGCCGAGATCAAGAAACTGGGAACGGCATCGGGCGCGGCGGCTGGCCAAGCTGAAGTGCTCGATGCAGCCCAGGAAGGGCTGGCCAACAACGTTGTGCGGGTTGGTCAGAACAGCGCGCTTGCTGCCGGACAAGTCGGCAACCTAACCGCTCAGTTCAATGATATCTGGGTGATGCTGGCAGCCGGGCAAGCACCTGTTCAGCTTGCCCTCCAGCAAGGTACACAAATTACTCAGGTGTTCGGCAATGCGGGCGCTGCCGGTGCGGTAAACATGCTCCGCCAGGGCTTGCTTCGGATGATCAGCCCGCTGAACCTGCTGACCATTGGCGGCATCGCTGCCGGTGCGGCCCTATTCCAGTGGCTGACCAGCGCGGGCGACGAAGCGCGCACTTTTGAAGATGCAATTGGCGATCTTGAAAACCAGATGAAGGCCTATGCCGAGGCCGCTGAGGCGGCATCGGTCTCAACAAATGACCTGCAATCCAAATTCGGCGACGCCTGGCAGGAAGCCCAGATCCTTTTGGACGGGTTGCGCGAAAACGCTCTGACCACCCTCAAGCTCGAAGCCGAAGCCACCATCGCGGTTACGCTTGATGAGAGCGGCCTGGACCTGAACAGCTTCCGCCTGGATGACCGTCTGGAACTGAGCGGCCTGTTTGACTTTGACGTGTTCTATGGGGAGTTCCGCCGCACTCATAAGTCCCTCATCGACGAAGTCCTGAATGACTTCGAAGGCCTGGGCGCTGCGGCCAACGGGTCTGTGCAGGACCAGGTGCAGGCAGTAGAGGAGCTGATCACCAGCTTTGAAACCGCCGCCCAATTCTCCGGAAAAATCACCGAAGAAGAAAACGCCCAATTGGCCATGCTCCGCCAGTTGGCGCTGAAGCTGCGGGAAATTCAGGCCATGGAAGACGGCCGGGATGCTGCAAGCGAAGCCAAGGCCCAAGCCCTCAGCAAAGAACTGGCTGCTGAAGAAGCTCTGACCGCCGCCATTGAAGCCCATGGCCAAAAGTCGGCCGAGGTCCACAATCTCAAAATTGCCCAGGCCCGCGAAGCGTTTCTGGCCAAGGTGGAAGAACTGCGGATCAGCGACGAGCTGAAGGCGTCATTGCTTGAGCAATGGAACGCGGCAAATGAAGCACGGGACCCCTACCAGGAACGCCTGGCCTCCGCCTATGCCTACTATGCCCAGACCCGGACGGCGTCCCAAGAACAGCAGCAGGACGCTCAAACGCTGATCGCATCGCTTCAGCAGGAAGCAGCCTTGCGCCAGGCTATGAACGAACAGGGCGCAGGCAGCGTGGAAGTCGCCGAACTCCGGCTGCAGGCAGAGCGCGAGGCTTTTCAGCAGCAAGTTGACGCGCTTGATGTTTCCGAGGAGCTGAAGGACGAGCTGATGGCAGCCTGGGATGCTGCCAACGGGGTGGCCGATGCCGATATCGCGGGCAATATCACCCTGGCCGCGGATGAAGCCCACCGCCTGAAAACCAACCTGCTGGAAGCCCAGGGCAAAGAGATCATGGGCGGCATCGGCGCCAACCCGGATTTCAACGACCCGCGCGGTGAAAGCGCAGGCGCCGGAAACCCGGATTACATCCACCGCAACCAGGGTCTGCCCGACGTGGACATGCCGCCCAACCCGCGCAAGTCGCGCCGCGGCGGCGCCAGCCAGTCCGAGAAAGAACGCAAAGCTGTAGAACGGCTGATTGCGGCGGAGACCCGGCGGCTGGATATCCTGAAAGAAACCAACCCGGTCATGCAGGAAATGATCCGGCACCGGGATGTTCTGAAGGACGCTACCGACGCAGAACGCAAGGCTGTCGAGGCCATCATCCGCCAACGGCTGGAGGAAGAAAAGGCGCTGGAGCAGACAAAAGAGGCGGCCGATTGGCTGAAGGCAACCGGCCAGGATCTGGGCGATGCGCTGACCACCAGCGGCGACGCGGCCGCAGACGCCTGGGACCGTGTGAAAGAAGCGATCATCAAGGCGGCCGCCGAGGCGGTTCTGTTCGGCAATGGTCCCCTTGCCGAGATCTTTGGCATTGGCTCCGGCCTGCTGGGCGGCGGGTCCGGATCCGGAGGCGAAACCGACCTGTTAGGCAACTTTGTCTCTGGGGTGTTTGGCCTCGCCGACGGGACCGTTGGCATGATGGTTTACGGCGACGGCGGCAACCGGGACGACAAGGTGCCCACCATGCTGTCTGCCGGTGAAAGCGTCATCACTGGCAAGGCCACCCGCCGCTACCGCCCGATCCTGCAGGCGATGAATGACGGCGTTGAAATCCCCGGTTTTGCAAGCGGAATTGTTCCCGGCGCCGCCGCCAGTGCGCCCTCGGCGGCAGCGGCGGCCGGGCAAACCCGCCCGACCATTACAGTCCGCCTTCTGCCCTCACCGATGTTCGAGGCGGTGGTGGAAGAGCGCGCCTCGGAAATCAGCGTCGAGGTGGTCCGGGACTACGACCAAGGCCCCGCCCGCTCGACCGTGAAAGACACTCTTGAAGATCCATACAAGGTTTGATGATGGCATTGGCCTGGCCCCTCCCCCTCAGCGAATTCTTTGACACCCTGCCCATCGCCCGGATCACCTCCCGGCCGGGTGCAGCTAATACCACGTCGGAAACCCACGGCGGCGACGTGATCAAGCACCGGCTCGGCAGCCGCCTGTGGGGCGGGCGCATTGTCCTGGACAAGGATCACCACAGCGCCATTGCGGCCATCGAGGCGCGCCTGTCGCTGCTGGACGAACCCGGCGCGTCCTTTCTGCTTTGGGACACCCGCCAGCCGCACCCGGCCGCCGACCCGGAAAAATTCATCCTTGGCAGCTCCGCCCCCGTCATCGAGGCGCTGAACCCGAACAACCGCGAGCTGGATATCTCCGGCCTGCCTGCGGGATACATCCTCAGCCGCGGCGACCTTCTGGGCTTCACCTATGGCGCCAATCCAACCCGCTACGCCTACCACCGCATTGCGACCGGTGCCGTGGCCTCGGGTGCAGGCATTGCCGCAGATATCGAAGTCACCCCGTTCATCCGGCCGGGCGCCGCCCTGGGCGCGGCCGTCACGCTGGGCAATCCGGTTCTGAAGGCCACCCTCACCACCGCCCAGTACGGCGAGGGCCGCTCGGCGGTCACCGAAGGCGGCTCGTTCAATTGGCTGCAGACGCTGAGGTAATCATGTCCTATTCCGCACAAGCACAGCAGCAGCTTGAAGAACGCCGCGGCACAGACGCCCGCGTCCTCTTGTGGTTTCAGGCCAGGAACCGCACCACCGGCGCCCCCGAAACCCTTGGGTTCTGGACCGGCGACGATCATCAGGAATTCCTGATCGACGGCGGGATCCGCACCTACTACGGCGCGGGCGCCGTGATCGATGTTCCGCCCATCATTGCCGCGCCGGGGTTCCAGGTGCGCCAGTACCGGGTCAAGCTGCCGCCGATGCTGGACGAGGTAAAACAGCTCCTGCAGCAGTACGACCCCCGCCATGCTGAAGTTCAGATCCATTCCGCCGTCTTCGATCTGGACACCGGCAATCTGATGCCCCCCGTTAAACGCATGTTTAAGGGCGTTTTAAACGAGGCGCCGGAGGAGCTGGGCGGCAAGGGCAAACCCAGCTTTACCCAGCTTGTCCTGGTATCGCCCGCCCGCAAGCTGACCCAGGGCCTGCCCCTGAAGCGCTCAAACGCCGAACTGCAGCGCCGCAACACAGATGACCGGGGCCGCGAATACAGCGACGTTGCCGGGGAATGGCCGGTGCCATGGGGAACCTGATGCAGAACCGGGCGGAACTCCTGCTGGATTACTTGAGCGGCATCCGGTCTGCCAAGCGCGTGCTGAAGCCGTCGCAATTTGACTGCGCCTTCTTTGCGGCAGGCTGGGTGAAGGCCTGCACGGGCGTTGACCTGGCCAGCGCCTGGCGCGGCCAGTACCGCAGCCTGGATGAAGGCCGGACCAAGCTGAAGGCTGCCGGGTATCGGGATCTGGACTGCCTGGCCGCCGCCCATCTGCCGGAAATCGACGGCTGGAACACCTCTCAGCCCGGAGATATCGCCGCTGTCAGCGAAGGCGGCCACACGGCGCTGGGGATCATTGGCGGTCCGCAGATCCACGTCCTGGGCCTCAAAGGGCTGGACTATCTCCGCCTTGACCGGGCCGAACGGGTGTTCCGGCCATGAAGCTGCTGTCCTATGCCCTGCTGTTCCTGCTGGTACTGTGCCAGCCCGCAGCCGCTGATCCGGTCACGGCCACCATTGCTGCGCTTGGAACCGCCTTCAAAGCGGCAGTTGCGACCATTACCCTCAAGTCCTTGGCCACCGCGGCCCTGCGAACACTGATCAGCACCGGCGTTTCGCTGCTGATGAAGAAGCTCAAGCAGCGCAAACAGCGCCTTCCCGGCATTCAAACGTCGACCACGACAAAGGGCGGGACAGATCCGCAAGGCTCGGTTGTTGGCCGCTTCGCCACGGCAGGCCATCTGGTCTATCAGAACAGCCATGGCGACAACCGGGTTTACCTCACCCATGTGATTGAGCTGGGCGATATCCCCGGCGCCAGCCTGCGCCGCCTGATCATTGACGGCGAATACTCCGGGATCGGCACGGATTGGGACCCGAACGTCGGCTACCAGATCCTGAACAAGGTCGCGGATGACGGCTGGGGATACGGCTGGATCCGGTTCTATGACGGCAGCCAACTGACGGCGGATGCACGCCTGGTGGCGCTGTACGGCGCGGACCCGGACCGGTCCTGGACCGAAGACCACATTCTGACCGGCCTCAACTACGCGGTTCTGACCTTTTACCGCAGCGACAAGCAGTATCCCAATGGCAGGCCGCAAGTCCGGTTCGAGCTGGACGGGCCGGGCTTTTATGATCCGCGCCAGGACAGCACCGCCGGGGGCAACGGGTCCCAGCGCTGGGAGGACCCAGCCACCTGGCAGCCCACCGAAAACCTGATGGTCATGGCCTATACCGTCATGCGCGGCATCACCCTGCCCTGCGGCTCTGTCTGGGGCGGCGGCTTTCCGGCCGAGGACATGCCTTACACCGAATGGGCGGCGGCAATGGATGCCTGCGATCTGGCCGTGGGCAACAACAACCGGCCGCAGTTCCGCGGCGGCATGGAGATCCGCTTTGAAGAGCCGCCGGCCGATTTCCTTGAGGACGTCTTTGCCTCCGCAAATGCCGAAATTGTTGAGCTGGGCGGTTATTGGTATCCGCTGGTGGGATCTGTTGACACCTATGCGGCCGACCTGACCGAAGACGATCTGCTGGTCTCTGAAGGCTGGAAGCATGACCCTTTCCCCGGTCTGGAAAAGGCGTTCAACGCGGTCACAGTCACCCATCCTTCCCCAAATGCGCTTTGGAACCCGTCTGCGCCGATCACGCTGACCCGGCCGGAATGGGAAGCGGAAGACGGCGGCGAACGTGTCTTTGATCTGAAGCTGCCGATGGTGTTCAACACCCCGCAAGCGCGCCAGATCGGCAGTGCGCTGCTGAAGGAAAACCGCCGCTTCCGGACCCACCGGCTGCCGCTGCCGCCCGAATATGCAAACCTGCGGCCCCTGCTGAAGACCCGCTTCACCTCTGCCTGGTACGGCTACAACGGCAAGACCTTCACCATCACCGAGATGGCCTTTGACCTGCTGAAGCTGAACGTCTCGGTCAGCCTGCGGGAATGGGATCACAGCGACTTTGATCCGGACCTCGCACTTGAAACCCCCGCCGCGCCGCAGGTCACCGCGCCCATCGTCACCCAGGACGCCGGGGTGCCGGGCTTTGGCGTCTCGGGGATCGAGATCAAGGACGCAAACGGCGTTGTGCGCGGCGCGGGCATCCGCGCCGTCTGGACCCCCTCGCTTGCCTTCACGGCGGATGGCGTGTCCTTCCAGGTGCGGGTCAAGGACGGCGACGATGAGCGTTTCAGCGCCAGCACCGCCGATCTGGAACTTGGCACCTTCCGCCTGGAACCGATGCAGGGCGGCACCGAATACGAGACCCGCGCTCGGGCAATCTCCAAGACCAGGGACACGAAATGGACCGGCTGGCTGCCGGTAACAACGCCCGCGTTCAAACTGCAGCCGGATGTGCTGAGCGATGAGACCTGGCAGGTAATCTCCGATGATGCCAATGCGGCCGCCGCCGCTCTGAACGACCAGCTTGTCCTGGGCAGGATCGCGCCGCTGGAAGCCGCGGTGCAGCGGGATCTGGAGGTCCGCGACGTGCAGAGCTTCCATGCGGCAGAGGCGCTGGGGGTGATTGGCGATCAGGTCTTGTGGGCACTGACCAAGCTGTCCGAAATCGACGGGCGGATGGCGGGCGCCGGGATCTACCAGGATCCGGACACCGGCACGGTGCGGATCTACGGCGTGGAGGCGGAAGCCGAACGGATCAGCGAGGCGGAAATCCGGCTGTCTGCCGCGGAAGCCTCTATCACACTGTCGGCCACGCAAGCCTGGGTCAATCAGCAGATATCCAATGCTCTGCTGGACCCCAGCCAGATCCCTGTGGTGGGGGATTTACAGGTACGGATCAATCAGGTTGAGGCGGACCTGGACGCGGCAGAGGCGGCAATCGCTCTGAAGGCCACGCAAACCGAAGTGGACGGGATGGACGCCCGCCTGAGTTCGGCGGAAGTGGATATCGACGCCGCCCAAGAGGCCATCACCCTGAAGGTGGATCAGGCGGATTTTGACGCCGCCGAAAGCCGCCTGTCCACGGCAGAGGTGCAGATCAGCACCCTGGATGGCCCGGCAATCACCCAGACCGTAAGCGACGTGCGGACCCTGCATGATCAGTTTGGCACTCAGGATATTGCCACCCTGGAGCAATTGCTGCTGGCTTATGAGCAGCGCGAAGCCCTGAAAACCCAGTTTGCCTATGCCACGCAGGATATCCGGGCGCGGGTAGATGATGACCGTAACGCAACAGCGGCCATCACTGCATCGCTGGGTGTGGCGATTGAAAACAGCGTAGCACTGATAGAGTCGGAAAAGCTGGTGCGCGCCAGCGGCGATGCCGCACTGGCCAGCAGCATTGATGCCCTGGAAGTCCGCCTAGATGGCGACATTGCTGCCCAGGCGTCCGCTTCCAGTGCGCTGACAACCCGTGTCAGCGCCGCAGAGGGCACCATCACCAGCCACGGCCAGAGCCTCACCAGCCTTGAGGCCCGCCTGGATAGCGCGGAGGGGGGTATTTCCGGCCAGGCCACGGCGCAATCGCAACTGGATGCGCGAGTCACCAGTGCGGAAGGCGTGATCATCAGTCACGGTCAAAGCCTCATCAGCCTGGACAGCCGCCTGGAAGATGCCGAGGGCAATGCTGACGTACAGGCCACAGCCCTCAGCCAGTTGTACACCCGCGTCAGCGATGCCGAAGGGGAAGTTTCCAGCCAAGCCACGGCGATCACTCAGCTGCAATCCGATGTGGGGGACAACAGCACCAGCATCCAGCAAACCTTGCAGACTGTGGATGGCGTGATGGGGGAATACACCTTGCGCATCGACAATAACGGCCATGTGTCAGGCATGGTGGTCAGGTCTGACCTGGATGACGAGGGCAAGCCCGCCGCCGAGATCGTGTTTCAAGCGGACATGTTTTCCATCGCCTCGCCCGATGGGGCGCAGAAGCGCACGCCTTTTGTGGTCTACACCGAGGACACCATGGTCGGCGGCATTTTGGTGCCTGCGGGCGTTTACATGCGCAAGGCGGCGATCCGCAAAGGCTCAATCGGAAATGCCGAGATCGCCGGGAGCCTTAAGTCTGAGGACTATGCGGAGGACGCAAACGGGATCCCGACCGAAGGCGTGAAGCTCGACTTCAGGAACAATGTTCTGAAAGTGGCCGGCGCAGTGATTTCCCGGCCTCTGGTCCTGGCGCAAGGCTCATTCACGGTATCAGGGGCTATTGGCAATGGCGCCCGCTGGGCCTTTGTGAATACCGGCATCCGGGTTGGAAAACTGGACGTCTGGCAGGCGCAACGATTTGCCCTGGCCGCTGCTGCATCGGTCACCACCACCGGCACGGCACCGGGCGGCATGGACCCCAACAATACTTTCTGGACCCTCAATACATCGATCCAGCCCGGCGCACGCTGGAACGGTTTCGGCGGCGGCAATCCCGTCCCAACCGCGGCCTGGAGCAAAGATCCTTCTGATCTGGTGGACCCACACTGGGCCAGCGGCAGCGATCAAAGGGTCTTTCTCGCAATCGATTTGGAGGCCCAGGGCGGCGTCTATTTCAACAACCCGAAAATCGAATGGACAGTGTTCCAGGTAACATAAGGAGGGCAGCCTCATGGCATGGCCAAAGGCAGGAACAGTCAGCGTTGCGAATGGCAGCGCAATCGTCACCGGCACCGGCACCAGTTTTTTTGGCAGCGCGCAGGCGGGCTGGGGCTGGGTCGGCCCGGACGGGCGGGTATATGAGGTGCTGGCAGTCAGCAGCGACACGCTTCTGACGATCACCCCCGCCTACCAGGGCGCA
Coding sequences:
- a CDS encoding phage tail length tape measure family protein; the encoded protein is MDASQGKQELAELKGAKDAAGKSAEVLSFAEAKAAAEIKKLGTASGAAAGQAEVLDAAQEGLANNVVRVGQNSALAAGQVGNLTAQFNDIWVMLAAGQAPVQLALQQGTQITQVFGNAGAAGAVNMLRQGLLRMISPLNLLTIGGIAAGAALFQWLTSAGDEARTFEDAIGDLENQMKAYAEAAEAASVSTNDLQSKFGDAWQEAQILLDGLRENALTTLKLEAEATIAVTLDESGLDLNSFRLDDRLELSGLFDFDVFYGEFRRTHKSLIDEVLNDFEGLGAAANGSVQDQVQAVEELITSFETAAQFSGKITEEENAQLAMLRQLALKLREIQAMEDGRDAASEAKAQALSKELAAEEALTAAIEAHGQKSAEVHNLKIAQAREAFLAKVEELRISDELKASLLEQWNAANEARDPYQERLASAYAYYAQTRTASQEQQQDAQTLIASLQQEAALRQAMNEQGAGSVEVAELRLQAEREAFQQQVDALDVSEELKDELMAAWDAANGVADADIAGNITLAADEAHRLKTNLLEAQGKEIMGGIGANPDFNDPRGESAGAGNPDYIHRNQGLPDVDMPPNPRKSRRGGASQSEKERKAVERLIAAETRRLDILKETNPVMQEMIRHRDVLKDATDAERKAVEAIIRQRLEEEKALEQTKEAADWLKATGQDLGDALTTSGDAAADAWDRVKEAIIKAAAEAVLFGNGPLAEIFGIGSGLLGGGSGSGGETDLLGNFVSGVFGLADGTVGMMVYGDGGNRDDKVPTMLSAGESVITGKATRRYRPILQAMNDGVEIPGFASGIVPGAAASAPSAAAAAGQTRPTITVRLLPSPMFEAVVEERASEISVEVVRDYDQGPARSTVKDTLEDPYKV
- a CDS encoding DUF6950 family protein, whose protein sequence is MGNLMQNRAELLLDYLSGIRSAKRVLKPSQFDCAFFAAGWVKACTGVDLASAWRGQYRSLDEGRTKLKAAGYRDLDCLAAAHLPEIDGWNTSQPGDIAAVSEGGHTALGIIGGPQIHVLGLKGLDYLRLDRAERVFRP